From Candidatus Hadarchaeales archaeon, one genomic window encodes:
- a CDS encoding HAD-IIA family hydrolase has translation MPELRALILDLDGVVYVGDTPVEGTAEFLGRWRERGKKVMFVTNNSSLSREDYVKKLGRMGIEASPQEILTSGYLAAEYLRRRMPDAKVYVVGERGLEEELRKAGMKVLKREDVDCVVVGIDRNFDYRKLERALRALQRGAKFLATNADPTYPTERGLLPGAGAIVSALSFSSGKKPLILGKPSTRMYKMALRLLGTKPEETGAVGDRLDLDVVPAKKLGMFSILVLSGVTKRKDLEGLGKEEKPDLVLNRISDMVVE, from the coding sequence TTGCCTGAGCTCCGTGCCTTGATTCTGGACTTGGATGGGGTGGTCTATGTGGGGGATACCCCCGTGGAGGGCACGGCCGAGTTCTTGGGGAGGTGGAGGGAAAGGGGGAAGAAGGTGATGTTCGTTACCAACAATTCCTCTCTTTCCAGAGAGGACTATGTGAAGAAGTTGGGGAGGATGGGGATCGAAGCCTCTCCTCAGGAAATCCTCACTTCTGGTTACCTCGCCGCCGAATACCTCCGCCGAAGGATGCCGGATGCCAAGGTTTACGTAGTGGGGGAAAGGGGTCTCGAGGAAGAATTGAGGAAGGCAGGAATGAAGGTATTGAAAAGGGAGGATGTGGACTGCGTGGTGGTGGGGATAGACAGGAACTTCGATTATCGGAAATTGGAGCGGGCCCTGAGAGCCTTGCAGAGGGGGGCAAAGTTTCTGGCTACCAATGCTGACCCTACCTATCCCACTGAGAGAGGACTGCTTCCTGGAGCGGGGGCCATTGTTTCAGCCCTCTCCTTTTCCTCGGGTAAGAAACCTCTGATTTTAGGAAAACCCTCTACCCGAATGTACAAAATGGCCCTCCGCCTTTTGGGAACGAAACCGGAGGAAACGGGGGCGGTGGGCGATAGGTTGGATTTGGACGTGGTGCCAGCCAAGAAACTGGGGATGTTTTCCATTCTGGTTTTGAGCGGAGTGACCAAGAGGAAGGATCTGGAAGGACTGGGAAAGGAAGAGAAACCCGACTTAGTTTTGAACAGGATCTCGGACATGGTGGTGGAATGA
- a CDS encoding DNA polymerase II large subunit, producing MRVVMSPSMEAYFTEIERKVEEAYEIARKARSLGKDPELEPEIPLTDDMASRVEEIVGPPGVARVIRELEEKMPREELALKVAEMIVDGSLGGELDEEKRAEQALRTALAIITEGIAVAAPLEGLTGVKIEKNPDGSRYLALHFSGPIRSAGGTAAALAVLTGDFVRRKLFLDRYKPTEREVERFVEEVNLYSSEISHLQYTPSPDEIRLAVRNLPVEITGEPTNREVMVTAYRDLPRIGHNFVRGGAVLALVEGVLQKAPKIMKYVKKLGIEGWDWLEELVQHPVSEEEEVEEARYLEEVIGGRPVISYPGRAGGFRLRYGRARNTGIAAVGVHPATMVILEGFLAVGTQLKLERPGKGGAVAPVDTIEGPTVKLRDGSVLRISSVEEAERLKGEIEEILCLGDLLIDFGEFLENNHPLLPAGYCEEWWAQEVEKVRKEFPQDLSPYILPPYSIPSPKLAVEISEKLGVPLHPHYTYLYHEVEKEDLLELARWLCRGEAEFEDGELKTLTLPLEEGPKRILELLCVPHRVEGKKVRIEEHAFPLCRTLGILRGKELTTEKLEKEEEEEVMPFLEKVAGFPVRKKAPTWIGSKMGRPEKAKPREMDPPPHLLFPVGQAGGPTRSILKAAKSEELRVEIANLKCPSCGTLGISRKCPSCGAKTEFVKLCPKCGRPTKGRCQTCGVREEFFSERMIDLKKMLEEAEKRLGEKAPEDLKGVRGMSSAYKIPEPLEKGILRAKYDLRVFKDGTVRFDATNLPLTHFCPREVGVPVERLRELGYTRDYLGEPLEREDQLVELKVQDLILCEEGAKYLLRASKFIDELLQKFYGLPPYYRAQRKEDLLGHLVVGLSPHTSVGMVGRIVGFTKANVGYAHPYFHAAKRRDCDGDEDAVMLLLDALLNFSRRFLPASRGGFMDAPLVLNLRIDPKEVDKEVHNMDTMFKYPLEFYEATLKQAHPTEVLVWMETVEKRLGTEGQYEGLGFNVHTSDLAKGPLTSTYSELETMEEKVMAQLSLARKIRAVDERDVAERVIEHHLIPDLKGNLRKFSTQQFRCTSCNTKYRRIPLVGMCIECGGNLVLTVPRGGVEKYLRTALRIAEEFGVSEYTKQRLKLMESDIKSVFESDAERQMSLADFL from the coding sequence ATGAGAGTGGTGATGAGTCCCTCCATGGAAGCCTACTTCACCGAGATAGAGCGAAAAGTGGAGGAAGCCTACGAGATAGCCCGCAAGGCCAGGAGTCTTGGAAAGGACCCGGAATTGGAACCCGAGATACCCCTGACGGATGACATGGCTTCTAGGGTGGAGGAAATAGTGGGTCCCCCGGGAGTGGCACGGGTGATAAGGGAACTGGAAGAGAAAATGCCCAGGGAAGAACTGGCTTTGAAAGTGGCGGAGATGATTGTCGATGGGAGCTTGGGGGGAGAACTGGATGAAGAAAAGAGGGCTGAGCAAGCCCTGCGTACTGCTTTGGCCATCATCACGGAGGGAATAGCGGTAGCTGCACCCTTGGAAGGACTGACGGGAGTGAAGATAGAAAAGAATCCGGATGGAAGTCGGTACCTGGCCCTTCACTTTTCCGGCCCCATAAGGTCGGCAGGTGGAACGGCTGCAGCACTGGCGGTGCTGACGGGTGATTTCGTCCGAAGAAAACTCTTTTTGGACAGATACAAGCCCACGGAAAGAGAGGTGGAGAGATTCGTAGAAGAGGTGAACCTCTACTCTTCTGAGATTTCACACCTGCAGTATACTCCCAGTCCCGATGAGATCAGGTTGGCGGTTCGCAATCTTCCGGTGGAAATCACGGGAGAACCCACGAACAGGGAAGTGATGGTAACGGCTTATCGCGATCTTCCCAGGATTGGACACAATTTTGTTAGAGGAGGAGCCGTTCTGGCTTTAGTTGAGGGAGTGTTACAGAAGGCGCCCAAGATCATGAAGTACGTGAAGAAGTTGGGGATAGAGGGTTGGGATTGGCTGGAGGAACTCGTACAACATCCAGTTTCGGAAGAAGAGGAGGTAGAAGAAGCCAGGTATTTGGAGGAAGTGATAGGAGGAAGGCCTGTTATCTCCTATCCTGGAAGAGCAGGAGGTTTCAGGCTCAGATACGGGAGGGCGAGGAACACGGGTATAGCGGCGGTGGGAGTGCATCCTGCCACCATGGTGATCTTGGAGGGATTCTTGGCCGTGGGGACACAACTCAAGCTGGAGAGACCGGGAAAGGGAGGAGCCGTGGCCCCAGTAGATACGATAGAAGGTCCTACGGTCAAGCTCAGGGATGGTTCCGTCTTGAGGATCTCTTCCGTGGAGGAGGCCGAGAGATTGAAGGGAGAGATAGAGGAGATCCTCTGCCTTGGGGATCTACTGATAGATTTCGGGGAGTTCTTGGAAAACAACCATCCCCTCCTTCCCGCGGGATATTGTGAGGAATGGTGGGCCCAAGAGGTGGAAAAGGTCAGAAAAGAATTTCCGCAAGACCTCTCACCTTATATCCTTCCCCCCTACTCCATTCCTTCCCCCAAGCTGGCCGTGGAAATTTCGGAGAAACTCGGGGTTCCCCTCCATCCCCATTATACCTACCTCTACCACGAAGTGGAGAAAGAAGACCTCCTAGAACTGGCCAGGTGGTTGTGTCGAGGAGAAGCTGAATTTGAGGATGGGGAACTCAAAACCCTGACCCTGCCCTTGGAGGAGGGACCCAAGAGGATTCTGGAGCTTCTCTGTGTTCCGCATCGGGTTGAGGGAAAGAAGGTCAGGATAGAAGAACATGCCTTCCCCCTCTGCAGAACACTTGGTATCCTGAGGGGAAAGGAGCTGACCACGGAGAAACTGGAGAAGGAAGAGGAAGAAGAGGTGATGCCCTTCTTGGAGAAAGTGGCAGGCTTCCCCGTGAGGAAGAAGGCTCCTACATGGATAGGAAGCAAAATGGGAAGACCGGAAAAGGCGAAACCCAGGGAAATGGATCCTCCTCCCCATCTCCTCTTTCCAGTCGGACAGGCTGGGGGACCCACCAGGAGCATCTTAAAGGCTGCCAAGAGTGAAGAGCTGAGGGTTGAGATAGCGAACTTGAAATGTCCTTCCTGTGGCACTTTGGGGATAAGCAGGAAGTGTCCTTCCTGTGGAGCAAAAACGGAGTTTGTGAAGCTCTGTCCAAAATGTGGAAGGCCCACCAAGGGAAGATGCCAGACATGCGGGGTGAGGGAGGAATTCTTCAGCGAGAGGATGATAGACCTGAAGAAGATGCTCGAGGAGGCGGAAAAGAGGTTGGGTGAAAAGGCACCCGAAGACCTGAAGGGAGTGAGGGGGATGAGCAGTGCCTACAAGATACCCGAACCCCTCGAAAAGGGTATCTTGAGGGCAAAGTACGATTTACGCGTCTTCAAGGATGGAACCGTGCGCTTTGATGCTACCAACCTCCCCCTCACCCATTTCTGTCCCAGGGAAGTGGGTGTTCCGGTGGAGCGCCTTAGGGAACTGGGCTACACGAGGGATTATCTGGGGGAGCCCCTGGAAAGGGAGGATCAGTTGGTGGAGCTCAAGGTGCAGGATCTCATCCTCTGCGAGGAGGGGGCCAAGTATCTCCTCAGAGCTTCCAAATTCATAGACGAGCTCCTCCAGAAATTCTACGGTCTTCCCCCCTACTACAGGGCCCAGCGTAAGGAAGATCTCCTGGGCCATTTGGTGGTGGGTCTTTCTCCCCATACCTCCGTGGGTATGGTGGGTAGGATCGTCGGATTCACGAAGGCCAACGTGGGTTATGCCCATCCCTACTTCCACGCAGCCAAAAGAAGGGACTGTGACGGGGATGAAGATGCCGTGATGCTCTTGCTGGATGCCCTCCTCAACTTCAGCAGGAGATTCCTACCCGCGAGCAGGGGAGGCTTCATGGATGCTCCCCTCGTCCTCAACCTCAGAATAGATCCGAAAGAAGTTGACAAAGAGGTTCACAACATGGATACCATGTTCAAATACCCGCTGGAATTCTATGAGGCCACCCTCAAGCAGGCCCATCCCACCGAAGTTTTGGTCTGGATGGAAACGGTGGAGAAAAGGCTGGGAACGGAAGGACAATATGAGGGATTGGGGTTCAACGTTCATACCTCCGATTTGGCCAAGGGACCCCTTACCTCCACCTACTCGGAACTCGAAACCATGGAAGAAAAGGTCATGGCACAGTTGAGTTTGGCTAGGAAGATCAGGGCGGTGGATGAGAGGGATGTGGCTGAGAGGGTGATAGAGCACCACCTCATTCCCGATTTGAAGGGGAACCTGCGTAAGTTTTCCACCCAGCAGTTCAGGTGTACGAGCTGCAACACCAAATATAGGCGCATTCCTTTGGTGGGGATGTGCATCGAGTGTGGAGGGAATTTGGTCCTTACAGTACCTAGGGGTGGGGTGGAGAAATACCTGCGTACCGCCTTGAGGATAGCGGAGGAGTTTGGAGTGAGCGAATACACCAAGCAGCGCCTTAAACTGATGGAAAGCGACATAAAATCTGTCTTCGAAAGCGATGCAGAAAGACAGATGAGTTTGGCAGACTTTCTGTGA
- a CDS encoding 4-vinyl reductase: MEEYKKAKREIEEYLRHNWKKAFELWMGCLVDAGEIVEFAPALEVREDVWIDTCNTFLYDTGFKSGKRVAQWLCRTFGLGKKSLKEKTIYTDIFFSESGMGEIVLLKSEQGRILRFKGGSYIAREMGKVGRKVCYYLAGFIAGATQHFTGKNYRVEELRCYSNRDPHCDFIAKPLSP, encoded by the coding sequence ATGGAAGAATACAAGAAGGCTAAAAGGGAAATAGAAGAGTATCTGCGTCATAACTGGAAAAAAGCCTTCGAACTTTGGATGGGGTGTTTGGTAGATGCTGGAGAGATAGTGGAATTCGCACCTGCTTTGGAAGTAAGGGAGGATGTGTGGATAGATACCTGCAACACTTTCCTTTACGATACCGGATTTAAATCCGGGAAAAGGGTGGCTCAATGGCTTTGCCGCACCTTCGGTCTGGGCAAGAAAAGCTTGAAAGAAAAAACCATTTATACGGACATTTTTTTCTCGGAGAGCGGAATGGGTGAGATAGTTCTCCTCAAAAGTGAACAGGGAAGAATTTTGAGGTTCAAAGGAGGGAGTTACATAGCCAGGGAAATGGGGAAGGTTGGAAGGAAGGTTTGTTATTACTTGGCAGGTTTCATAGCCGGAGCCACTCAACATTTCACGGGAAAGAACTACAGGGTGGAAGAACTGAGATGTTATTCCAATCGAGATCCACACTGCGACTTCATAGCCAAGCCCTTATCCCCCTAG
- a CDS encoding minichromosome maintenance protein MCM, with protein sequence MEEITAEVGELKEKLREFFSRKKIRRELEAAQAVGKNSLVVEFDELIAHGEGTLAEILQESPHFFFRIANEVLAEESGNPKMQLRVKGAGQTIRIRNLRAEHVGKFIQIEGILTRASEIKPEIREALFRCLHCGELNSVPQSEEIFREPLSCQNPNCRKRGPFKLEVEKSEFRDWQSLRVQERHEELRGGRMPMMLDCIVRDDLVDVAVPGNHVVMSGVLEVFQESFKQKKMKTFRKVLYVSYLEVLQKGVEETELSEEDEKKIKEMIKDPELYQKIIKSIAPSVHGHEAIKEGIALMLFGCDPLELPDRTRIRGDIHILLTGDPGVAKSMLLSWTANVAPRGLYTSGKKATGAGLTATAVRDELGGGWTLEAGALVIADGGVACIDEFDKMSDEDRSAILEALEQQTISVAKAGIVATLNSRTSVLAASNPKMGRLDRNRNLVQQIGLEPVILSRFDLIFIMRDEPHGETDKKIARHMLELHRKPEIAKPPIDSETLRKLLIYARKYIHPKLKGEGVIKKIEDFYVKYRSAAERGEPVPITPRQLESLIRLSKASARMHFREEVTEEDVSRAIALLSKYLHEAGIDTTTGKIDVDIILTGRPKSQRDKIQRVMDIIGEVENKHGGMAPIEEILRRAKEEGIEENFVHRVIEEEKREGLLYEPKTGYVTRVVKG encoded by the coding sequence TTGGAAGAAATTACCGCTGAAGTGGGGGAGCTAAAGGAAAAACTGAGGGAATTCTTTTCCCGCAAGAAGATAAGGAGGGAACTAGAGGCGGCTCAAGCCGTAGGAAAAAATTCCCTAGTGGTGGAGTTCGATGAACTCATAGCCCACGGAGAGGGCACCTTGGCTGAGATCCTTCAGGAATCCCCACACTTCTTCTTCAGGATAGCGAACGAGGTGTTGGCGGAAGAAAGCGGTAATCCGAAGATGCAGTTGAGGGTAAAAGGTGCAGGACAGACTATCAGGATCCGCAACCTGAGGGCAGAGCATGTTGGTAAGTTCATACAGATCGAGGGCATCCTCACGAGGGCCAGCGAAATAAAGCCAGAGATAAGGGAAGCCCTTTTCAGGTGCTTACATTGCGGCGAGCTTAACTCCGTTCCCCAAAGCGAAGAGATTTTCAGGGAACCTTTGAGTTGCCAGAATCCAAACTGTAGAAAGAGAGGACCCTTCAAACTGGAAGTTGAAAAGTCGGAATTCAGGGATTGGCAGAGTCTCCGGGTTCAAGAAAGACATGAGGAACTAAGGGGTGGACGTATGCCGATGATGCTGGATTGTATCGTGAGGGATGACTTGGTCGATGTGGCCGTTCCGGGAAACCATGTGGTGATGAGTGGAGTTTTGGAAGTCTTCCAAGAGAGCTTCAAGCAGAAAAAGATGAAGACTTTCAGGAAAGTACTTTACGTTTCCTATTTGGAAGTGTTGCAAAAGGGAGTGGAAGAAACGGAACTCTCCGAGGAGGATGAGAAGAAAATAAAGGAAATGATCAAGGATCCAGAACTTTACCAAAAAATCATCAAATCCATAGCTCCCAGCGTTCACGGGCATGAGGCCATAAAAGAAGGAATAGCCCTGATGCTTTTTGGCTGCGATCCTCTCGAACTTCCGGACAGGACCAGGATAAGGGGAGACATCCACATCCTCTTAACGGGCGATCCGGGTGTGGCCAAGAGTATGTTACTATCCTGGACGGCGAACGTGGCTCCAAGGGGACTCTATACTTCCGGGAAGAAGGCAACGGGGGCAGGACTGACGGCTACAGCGGTAAGGGATGAGCTTGGTGGGGGGTGGACTCTGGAAGCCGGGGCTCTGGTGATAGCGGACGGCGGTGTCGCATGCATAGACGAATTCGACAAAATGTCTGATGAAGATAGGAGTGCCATCTTGGAGGCTCTGGAACAGCAGACGATTTCCGTGGCCAAGGCGGGGATAGTGGCAACCCTTAACTCGAGGACTTCCGTGCTCGCTGCTTCCAATCCTAAGATGGGAAGGTTGGATCGCAACCGCAACTTGGTACAGCAAATTGGTTTGGAGCCCGTGATCCTTTCCAGGTTTGATCTCATCTTCATCATGAGGGACGAACCACATGGGGAGACGGACAAGAAAATAGCTAGACACATGTTGGAGCTGCACAGGAAGCCTGAGATAGCCAAGCCACCCATCGATTCCGAAACCCTGCGGAAGCTCCTCATTTACGCCAGAAAATACATCCATCCCAAGCTGAAGGGGGAAGGAGTGATCAAAAAGATAGAGGATTTCTATGTGAAGTATAGAAGCGCAGCGGAGAGGGGAGAACCGGTTCCCATCACACCAAGACAGTTGGAATCTCTCATCAGGTTGTCGAAAGCAAGCGCTAGGATGCATTTCAGGGAAGAAGTTACGGAAGAGGATGTGAGTAGAGCGATAGCCCTCCTCTCCAAATACTTACACGAGGCTGGGATAGACACCACCACCGGAAAAATAGATGTGGACATCATTCTCACGGGGAGACCCAAGAGCCAGAGGGACAAAATCCAGAGGGTGATGGACATCATAGGGGAAGTTGAAAACAAGCATGGAGGCATGGCCCCCATCGAAGAAATCCTGCGCAGGGCCAAGGAAGAGGGAATAGAGGAGAACTTCGTGCACAGGGTGATAGAAGAGGAGAAGAGGGAGGGTTTGCTCTACGAGCCAAAGACGGGATACGTGACGAGGGTGGTGAAGGGATGA
- a CDS encoding radical SAM protein, with protein sequence MRVYHLAWSPALREVYLHFHGCNFRCLGCVRKKYLYDVHLSEPPKERPRFLSLEEVLELLERADPLRAFLVGGEPTLDPQLPFLLEGLENGGVSVYLLTNGYELREEVLERVDGVCVGLKAYSPLLHRFLTGKDNKKVLENLVCVYERGIPLSAETVHFPGFVEKEEIGKIAEFISLLDDGIPYHLDAYLPVSGKWRGSYPWEVEEAAMEARKYLRKVTYFTGKEKTIGEVVSLFP encoded by the coding sequence GTGAGGGTCTACCATCTTGCTTGGTCTCCGGCCCTGAGGGAGGTCTACCTTCATTTCCATGGATGTAACTTCCGCTGTTTGGGATGTGTGAGGAAGAAATACCTCTACGACGTGCATCTTTCCGAACCACCTAAGGAAAGGCCACGCTTTCTGAGCCTGGAGGAGGTCTTGGAACTGTTGGAAAGGGCCGATCCCCTCAGGGCCTTCTTGGTGGGTGGAGAACCTACCCTCGATCCACAGCTTCCCTTCCTCTTAGAAGGGCTGGAGAATGGAGGAGTTTCGGTTTATTTGCTAACCAACGGTTATGAGTTGCGGGAGGAGGTGTTAGAAAGAGTGGATGGGGTTTGCGTGGGCCTGAAGGCCTATTCTCCCCTCCTCCACAGATTCCTGACGGGAAAGGATAACAAGAAAGTGTTGGAGAACTTGGTTTGTGTTTACGAGAGGGGTATTCCCCTCTCCGCCGAGACCGTGCATTTCCCAGGTTTTGTGGAGAAGGAAGAAATAGGGAAGATCGCCGAGTTTATCTCCCTTCTGGATGATGGTATCCCCTACCACTTGGATGCTTACCTTCCCGTGAGCGGGAAGTGGAGAGGCTCCTATCCGTGGGAAGTGGAAGAAGCTGCGATGGAGGCCAGAAAGTATCTGAGGAAGGTGACCTATTTCACGGGAAAGGAAAAAACTATCGGGGAGGTGGTGAGTCTTTTCCCCTGA
- a CDS encoding ORC1-type DNA replication protein produces the protein MERSPIFKNRELLRPSYLPERLPHREKQIEELARILSSPLRGETPSNVFIYGKTGTGKTATVRYVIGELERVGRELNREIRGIYLNCERVNTRYRILATLTNSLSEGNPVPTTGWPLDILYENFLKTLDSKERAVIIVMDEVDRMVMRKGDEILYDLTRINSELERAKVSVIGISNDARFTHYLDPRVKSSLGEEELVFPPYDALQLRDILEERASEAFHPGVLGEGVISLCAAHAAREHGDARRALDLLRVAGELAEREGMDSVTLDHVKKAYEKLEEDKVVELVRTLPTQSKVLLLSLLLLAQRGMEKVTTGEVYEAYRRVALQGGMDVLTPRRVGDLLSELDMLGIISTRIINSGRYGRTKEISLNFSVLQLKKILGEEERFLSTSLSLPHQTKLF, from the coding sequence GTGGAAAGGAGCCCAATCTTCAAGAATCGCGAACTCCTCCGGCCAAGTTATCTCCCGGAAAGACTTCCCCACAGGGAAAAACAAATAGAGGAGCTGGCGAGGATCCTCTCCTCACCCCTTAGGGGCGAAACTCCTTCCAACGTCTTCATCTATGGAAAGACGGGAACGGGAAAGACCGCCACCGTGAGGTATGTGATTGGGGAGCTGGAGAGGGTGGGAAGGGAGCTGAACCGTGAGATAAGGGGGATTTATCTTAATTGCGAGAGGGTGAATACCAGGTACCGCATCCTCGCCACTTTGACCAACTCCCTCTCCGAAGGAAATCCCGTTCCCACCACTGGGTGGCCTTTGGATATCCTTTACGAAAATTTTTTGAAAACACTTGACTCCAAGGAGCGTGCCGTGATCATAGTAATGGATGAGGTGGATCGTATGGTGATGAGAAAAGGAGACGAAATCCTCTACGATCTCACCAGAATAAATTCTGAGCTGGAAAGGGCAAAGGTGAGCGTGATTGGGATTTCCAACGATGCGAGGTTCACCCACTATCTGGATCCTCGCGTGAAGAGCAGCTTGGGGGAGGAGGAGCTGGTATTTCCACCGTACGATGCCCTACAGTTGAGGGATATTCTAGAGGAGAGGGCTTCTGAGGCTTTCCACCCAGGAGTTTTGGGAGAAGGGGTTATCTCCCTCTGCGCAGCCCATGCGGCTAGAGAGCACGGTGATGCCAGGAGGGCACTGGATCTCCTAAGGGTAGCTGGGGAGCTGGCGGAAAGGGAAGGAATGGACTCGGTTACGTTGGACCATGTTAAGAAGGCCTATGAAAAGCTGGAGGAGGACAAGGTGGTGGAGCTAGTCCGCACCCTTCCCACGCAGTCCAAGGTGTTGCTCCTCAGTCTCCTGCTCCTAGCCCAGAGGGGAATGGAAAAAGTGACTACGGGTGAGGTGTATGAAGCTTATCGGAGGGTAGCCCTTCAGGGTGGCATGGACGTCCTCACGCCGCGGAGGGTGGGGGACCTCCTTTCTGAGCTGGACATGCTGGGGATCATCAGCACTAGGATCATCAACAGTGGGAGGTATGGGAGGACCAAGGAGATTTCCCTCAACTTTTCTGTTCTTCAGCTCAAAAAGATCCTAGGGGAGGAGGAGAGGTTCCTTTCCACTTCCCTTTCTCTTCCCCACCAGACCAAGCTCTTCTAG
- a CDS encoding DNA-directed DNA polymerase II small subunit, with translation MCLTPEALQLLEERREEEVERVLEALRGKEFIVTLEMVKKILEPASKFSREGIGEVSHTSFKPLAAEVEDRVEVLRDVTGKSYSRGEVRDFLNLFLDRYRRLKELLRERSDYADPLPLKELATLEEGELVRVVGMVAEKKETPGGHLVIKLEDPTGQAAVWIFRGKSEELWEKAAEVIPDEVIGVEGTVRSGDKLPRIVARDIVWPDLPMREHPTMAEEPVCAVLLSDLHIGSKMFLREVFERFLNWLEGKAGNASQRNLASRTKYVVVAGDLVDGIGIYPQQEEELYLHDIFRQYEEVARLLERIPDHIKLILSPGNHDAVRPSEPQPAIPKEVAGRLYELNSVMVGNPAWISLHGVKFLIYHGRSFDDLVSILPGSSRNDISSMMVRLLKKRHLAPMYGGKVAMVPEERDFLVIDEVPDVLHCGHIHISGLKKYRGVWAVNSGTFQGMTSYMRERGIVPTPGIVTVIDLQKNQPSVMRFA, from the coding sequence ATGTGCCTCACTCCCGAGGCCCTTCAGTTGCTGGAGGAAAGGAGGGAAGAAGAGGTGGAGAGAGTACTAGAAGCCCTCAGGGGGAAGGAATTCATAGTCACTTTGGAGATGGTAAAAAAGATCCTAGAACCAGCTTCCAAATTCTCCCGAGAAGGGATCGGAGAAGTCTCCCACACCAGTTTCAAGCCCCTAGCAGCTGAGGTGGAGGACAGGGTAGAGGTTCTGAGAGATGTTACAGGAAAGAGCTATAGCCGCGGTGAGGTGAGGGATTTTCTCAACCTTTTCTTGGACAGGTACAGAAGGCTGAAGGAGCTCCTTAGGGAAAGGAGCGATTACGCGGATCCTCTTCCCCTCAAGGAACTGGCGACCCTTGAGGAGGGGGAATTGGTTAGGGTGGTAGGGATGGTGGCTGAAAAGAAAGAAACCCCAGGGGGACATTTGGTAATCAAGTTAGAAGATCCAACGGGACAGGCGGCTGTTTGGATTTTCAGGGGTAAAAGCGAGGAGCTCTGGGAAAAGGCTGCAGAAGTAATACCGGATGAAGTGATAGGGGTAGAGGGAACGGTACGTTCTGGGGACAAACTTCCTAGGATCGTGGCCAGGGATATAGTCTGGCCGGACCTGCCCATGAGGGAGCATCCCACGATGGCCGAAGAACCAGTCTGTGCAGTACTCCTTTCGGATTTGCATATCGGTAGCAAGATGTTTTTGAGGGAAGTTTTTGAAAGGTTCCTCAACTGGTTGGAGGGCAAGGCGGGAAATGCTTCCCAGAGAAACCTAGCGAGTAGGACAAAGTATGTGGTGGTGGCTGGTGATTTGGTGGATGGAATAGGGATTTATCCCCAACAGGAGGAGGAGCTATACCTCCACGACATCTTCAGGCAATACGAGGAAGTAGCTAGGTTGTTGGAGAGGATCCCCGATCACATTAAGCTTATCCTTTCACCAGGAAACCATGATGCCGTCAGACCCTCCGAACCTCAGCCGGCGATTCCAAAAGAAGTGGCAGGCAGACTCTACGAACTGAATTCGGTGATGGTGGGAAATCCCGCCTGGATTTCCCTGCACGGTGTGAAGTTCCTGATTTATCATGGAAGGAGTTTCGACGATTTGGTCTCCATCCTTCCAGGAAGTAGCAGGAACGATATTTCTTCCATGATGGTGAGACTCCTAAAAAAGAGGCATTTGGCTCCCATGTACGGTGGAAAAGTGGCCATGGTACCCGAGGAGAGGGATTTTCTGGTCATAGACGAGGTTCCCGACGTGCTCCATTGTGGCCATATCCACATCTCTGGATTGAAGAAGTACAGAGGGGTCTGGGCAGTCAATTCTGGTACTTTCCAAGGAATGACAAGCTACATGAGGGAGAGAGGAATCGTTCCCACACCGGGAATAGTGACGGTGATAGACCTCCAGAAAAACCAACCCTCGGTGATGCGTTTTGCCTGA